The Schizosaccharomyces pombe strain 972h- genome assembly, chromosome: I genome contains a region encoding:
- the hob2 gene encoding protein hob2 gives MNPLFPFSLLNPSTMWSSSQNTSFVWVVIATGFLFHLVLFVLSYVLGWPFTNFGFFSVYGLRHTFRNGDSVFISYVALRLHRPSTSKPYLLRIVTKGLIYTPSLSSANDAQSAGKNENQRSRLVFKAKREEEKTEEKFCHAVYMSNLLRNVEQKWIQFLHKSWMKWLHISIQESQLTFPSVGTFELGSLSMEMRPETNNVVGYENPSDPELVSSCVICSIRLANLVYIDRRQSSQQITDYLDLSLQTYYSLDKSNVPDTILRLRSSIKVGVLYIDLDTPLFEHLLNSNSSGGNHSSSSSSSGKVHVMKDNVEAALLKLQEAQIQIGTLKLWKRNVTGCGATYILNGSDFGLNLILLNKKNPSHRMFFPVEACVHQILASALSFNVESITPGHSPHVLLNIPLVTITCLTSALAEYARDASDLHQLQNSILRVNSTLTSPSLDLRLELLHDVLSCFPKKHDSTSRKKPKFPYQYFPYMKFSVSLYEPALRFLIASKSDSDFPGMLVANLSSMFLDIKYSPSSEHIFEIESSLRLSSNKVFYHNPKNKKWLINTSDLITFSLGYICNNDHGSLNMFFRDFQIRIEEEEVINSLKKFIILTKIKSEQVGPRKPRTKLVEPLLFRIPKWLKHIQLEVHSLLLVITAIRPEISPEPRGINCSIDKIHSLYLNDKKSRSQGMRKFDLNLELLMIKSIIFKNGKSLNSHLFLQIPNINFIVSTILRDNTAISRFTTEINFLRCFASLLHNCCIFYAYRACSSLFGENKSHKRIEKTNTSPQEPGVVPEGWNFDFRLKNARVSIFLDDDVSLLLDCGGFTTLKKTEKKYAEMHAKFIQIHTKNSDVPTLWDRFLALGNVRYQLKDLSDLEKLHQVTCSYISIRIPHKFIPFILIESAINTVKAAIRVSAEPLTIDQQHDLAEEIKQPRVVPHIQIKSTKFKFEVDDDPFECRLGMNYRIGLTEQQMRIDRWNIFEERANLLRKAKDPSPKSASESSSFYQNGSDIDDNDSNSSNTSNHTTENANAQQRKLEDLNRSFEDFLGSRPTNNSSFLKNVSVDEDTAREKLMEYDSLSWISNIKRIREFRYHRLRIRRMTAWPESDALDKHILFKENIIPIPIRPPLVDISLLNFDFTLDKPSFPLEELPKFLNTVGRGQPLDYGYSIYFPMYIDWKMDEAKFLIRDYPLPLVYIPKLGRGQDKRISSWHLKSNMVITEQQATLAAIRDVSVKVIPADLTKEGIPYVVNVTRTVSPIKTFSKTEIDVNSSLPTFLLWCNSYQPALSDMTRIMDTFTKMPIDPSEKLGFWDKIRLVAHSQIRLRWLEDGDVFLSLKGSRDPYVILGEGAGFQFCWSGNVSWDIGCDENPANFMIVDSDKFYLTIPDFPRQINGILEGKPLPTKSTKRSYTTFGVLKDLRCRKVIAKLVGKVRWRAGFVPERHCDEDCTVCNRKKACRLWNFKPHWQVITRIPQYCHDTHYGVYDAYRDFRSHYIHCSLALESPRYLDDANAFENVNSYNTIHLTPLVFSHFSSWWNLFSNNMSYPLRSGNLFPTLDSSPNKKFGRHLATFKYALELTPLFISHMYNYKTNKNWQDRTASATGLKARVDNFTIDLHQRSEKHEVKNKANLGRKHQEATSMKVHLAEIDFKTIDLRAISASFDEGALDNSDSIPANVLDEEEKECFSFKNVDGPANWVDIDDYHEADWLLPQQNEKCSIYPLAFSPRFTYYRHTKCHRRNEKNEKEIIPDTCRFGDEFTHRCLMPSRENPKAVQYELLQKRRKELEEFMSSEQERIGFLKSQLESNNDSEEVRQEYEELTKRIVTLSDHYRLLEYLLKDESSCSQASQCSENGQVDLSYASLSESVHAFNNRFVAHNVQVKWNNFIRNAVMSYVHEVERVRGFAYYMSQKAIVFLRDLEKRTESANDDFFGNYTEDDEDRENARHLLKFLLEDSKKRFWVKTSDADREHGSEEGNTNSISNNEYDIIQSYVFRFISPQIQLQCSSNPEKAVIISIQSLQIKILSVVDPIFPDNDINYLIERRFLCKVNESQFFISKKSDFEVVNASSLVLNEYGCEHNTVWPPWVPFETTFDFVLTPAAFSRFLHRVSFSVIYTKHNDLRLQETVHSTRAFFEDLDTHADTLTFDFPRVVFSTDSSQYYDIFTIITDLLLYKEPAQKQRNQRLEEIMLAADFSDLTGTSEVVRALQARVHRLLDLKLQHQLYDVTFGIYAHIAQQLFLQNELHRCGEELYYLIESIAAVQNRGIHQNKVRSNLSWFLMAKEVVWHLLEDNKKPFLDVRLQNATFRRIENSDASNFNTLEIEFMKGSNLAPGCQFENIICPYFNHEFSNEQLLQQKFIRIHWEVLEAVAGIQVIQHFEINLFPLSLQIEQELATKLFAYAFPNRNESDGFPHIYSRNHDKRKENGSQGEADNSNYSGSLMRRRTNDQEEDALATPSSSRRDSRSKRASLIDFTIDKCLDVDDEGRMELQSMLDRAGSNMLITYFKIPSVVLRLSYRGTGGLGLENITGFVFTVPTMEYRNEVCSYLDLAMKLKHDLIRTVVSHTGKLLVEKVKGNYHLKEHEREVSSELLNLQQLSAEHNRHADLESMVMARDDYINVQQPLAEENQEEGSPASAISRNHSTRSSLNSPRQFWAYHGSRSKKIADIVKRHIPPTINGKRSKNKGNEGSNARVDFYNDERYDPVKRELILGASNRRK, from the coding sequence ACCAAAGGCTTGATTTATACTCCATCACTTTCCAGTGCTAATGATGCACAATCGGCTGGTAAGAATGAGAACCAAAGATCTCGATTGGTGTTTAAAGCAAAGCGtgaggaagaaaaaacgGAGGAGAAATTTTGTCATGCCGTTTACATGTCTAACTTACTTCGCAATGTGGAGCAAAAATGGATTCAGTTTCTTCACAAATCTTGGATGAAATGGCTTCACATTAGTATCCAAGAATCTCAATTGACATTTCCCTCTGTAGGAACATTCGAGTTGGGCAGTCTTTCGATGGAAATGCGTCCTGAAACCAATAATGTCGTTGGATATGAAAATCCGTCTGATCCCGAACTTGTATCCTCCTGCGTAATTTGTAGCATTCGCTTGGCAAACCTGGTTTACATTGACCGCCGGCAGAGCAGTCAACAGATTACCGATTATTTGGACTTAAGCTTACAAACCTATTACTCTTTAGATAAATCAAACGTTCCTGACACGATTCTGCGTCTTCGTTCTTCCATCAAAGTGGGTGTGTTATATATAGATCTAGATACTCCACTTTTTGAGCATTtgttaaattcaaattcttcCGGAGGAAATCATTcttcctcctcctcctcctctGGAAAAGTTCATGTGATGAAGGATAATGTTGAAGCGGCCTTATTAAAGTTACAGGAAGCTCAAATCCAGATCGGTACATTGAAGCTTTGGAAGAGAAATGTAACGGGATGTGGAGCCACCTATATCTTAAATGGTAGTGATTTTGGACtgaatttgattttacTGAACAAAAAGAATCCTTCCCACAGAATGTTTTTCCCCGTAGAGGCATGTGTTCATCAAATTTTAGCCTCTGCTTTGTCTTTCAACGTCGAAAGTATCACTCCTGGCCATTCACCACACGTGCTCCTTAATATTCCTTTGGTAACTATAACGTGTCTGACTTCAGCATTGGCCGAGTACGCTCGTGATGCTAGTGATCTTCATCAACTTCAAAATAGTATTTTACGAGTAAACAGTACATTGACCTCTCCATCATTGGATCTTCGCCTAGAGTTGCTACACGATGTTTTGTCTTGTTTCCCAAAAAAACACGATTCGACTTCAAGAAAGAAGCCAAAGTTTCCTTATCAATACTTCCCTTACATGAAATTTTCTGTATCTTTGTACGAACCTGCTTTGCGTTTTTTGATTGCATCAAAGTCCGATTCCGACTTTCCTGGAATGCTAGTTGCTAATCTTTCTTCTATGTTTTTGGACATCAAGTATTCTCCATCCTCTGAGCatatatttgaaattgagTCTTCTCTACGCTTAAGCTCTAACAAAGTTTTTTACCATAATccgaaaaacaaaaaatggcTAATCAACACATCCGACCTCATTACCTTCTCATTAGGTTATATTTGTAATAACGATCACGGATCGttaaatatgttttttcgtgattttcaaatacgaattgaagaagaagaggtCATTAACTCgttgaaaaagtttattattCTCACAAAGATCAAATCTGAACAAGTCGGCCCTCGCAAGCCACGTACCAAATTAGTGGAACCGCTTCTTTTTAGAATACCCAAATGGTTAAAGCATATTCAACTTGAGGTTCACTCACTGCTCCTAGTAATTACCGCTATTCGCCCTGAAATTTCACCTGAACCTCGTGGTATTAATTGTTCTATTGACAAAATACATAGTCTATATTtgaatgataaaaaaagtcGTTCACAGGGTATGCGCAAATTTGATTTGAATCTTGAGTTACTCATGattaaatcaattatatttaaaaatgggAAAAGTTTAAATAGCCATTTATTCTTGCAAATCCCCAACATTAACTTTATCGTGTCCACAATCCTTCGTGATAATACAGCCATTTCGCGATTTACTACAGAGATTAATTTTCTTAGGTGTTTTGCATCGTTGTTGCATAATTGctgtattttttatgcttaTCGTGCTTGCAGTTCTCTATTTGGGGAAAATAAATCTCACAAGCGTATAGAGAAGACCAACACTTCTCCTCAGGAACCGGGTGTGGTCCCAGAAGGATggaattttgattttcgattaaaaaatgctcgcgttagtatttttttagatgaCGACGTTTCTTTATTACTCGATTGCGGTGGGTTCACCACTTTGAAGAAAACGgagaaaaaatatgctGAAATGCATGCAAAGTTCATACAAATTCATACAAAAAACTCTGACGTCCCGACGCTGTGGGATCGGTTCCTTGCACTTGGCAACGTTCGATATCAATTGAAGGACTTATCTGATCTTGAAAAGCTACATCAAGTAACCTGCAGTTATATCTCTATCCGGATTCCTCATAAGTTTATCCCTTTCATATTAATTGAAAGTGCCATTAACACTGTTAAAGCAGCGATTAGAGTATCTGCAGAGCCCTTGACTATTGATCAACAGCATGATTTGGCAGAGGAAATCAAACAACCAAGAGTAGTCCCTCACATCCAAATCAAGTCGACAAAATTTAAGTTTGAAGTTGACGATGATCCGTTCGAATGTCGGTTAGGAATGAATTACCGCATTGGTTTAACAGAACAACAGATGCGTATAGACCGGTGGAACATCTTTGAAGAGCGAGCAAATTTACTTCGTAAAGCTAAAGATCCGTCTCCTAAATCTGCATCTGAATCGTCTTCATTTTACCAAAACGGTTCTGATATAGATGATAATGATAGCAACTCGAGTAATACATCAAATCATACGAcagaaaatgcaaatgcACAACAAAGAAAGCTTGAAGATTTAAATCGAAGCTTCGAAGACTTTTTGGGCAGCCGTCCTACAAATAATTCTTCGTTCCTAAAAAACGTTTCGGTAGATGAAGATACAGCTCGGGAGAAATTAATGGAGTATGACTCCTTATCATGGATCTCAAACATAAAACGGATTAGGGAGTTTAGATATCATCGTCTTCGTATTCGTCGAATGACTGCTTGGCCAGAATCCGATGCTTTGGATAAGCACATTTTgttcaaagaaaatattattccAATTCCTATTCGCCCACCTTTAGTTGACATTTCacttttgaattttgattttacaTTAGACAAGCCATCTTTTCCATTGGAAGAACTCcccaaatttttgaatacgGTTGGCAGAGGCCAGCCACTTGACTATGGTTATTCGATTTATTTCCCTATGTACATCGATTGGAAAATGGATGAAGCTAAATTCTTGATTAGAGACTATCCACTGCCTTTGGTATATATTCCAAAGTTGGGACGTGGACAGGATAAGCGTATATCTTCTTGGCActtaaaaagtaatatgGTCATTACGGAACAGCAGGCTACTTTGGCTGCCATACGTGATGTCAGTGTAAAGGTAATCCCAGCAGACTTAACAAAAGAGGGTATTCCATACGTTGTTAATGTTACACGTACCGTATCTCCAatcaaaactttttctaAAACTGAAATTGATGTTAATTCTTCCCTCCCAACTTTTCTGCTTTGGTGTAATTCATATCAACCAGCTTTATCTGATATGACACGAATTATGGATACATTCACAAAAATGCCGATTGATCCTTCAGAGAAGTTGGGTTTTTGGGATAAAATCAGACTTGTCGCTCATTCTCAGATACGTCTACGTTGGCTTGAAGACGGTgatgtttttctttctttaaaaggTTCACGAGATCCTTATGTTATTCTAGGTGAAGGTGCAGGTTTCCAATTTTGTTGGTCGGGAAATGTTTCCTGGGACATTGGTTGTGATGAGAATCCTGCTAATTTTATGATAGTTGACAGTGATAAATTCTATTTGACCATTCCTGATTTTCCCCGCCAAATAAACGGTATTCTAGAGGGAAAACCTCTTCCTACAAAGTCTACAAAGCGTTCATATACCACTTTTGGTGTGCTTAAAGATTTACGTTGTCGAAAAGTGATTGCCAAACTCGTAGGTAAAGTACGTTGGAGAGCTGGGTTTGTACCCGAAAGGCATTGTGACGAAGATTGTACTGTTTGCAATAGAAAGAAAGCTTGCCGGTTGTGGAATTTCAAACCACACTGGCAAGTAATCACTAGAATCCCTCAATATTGTCATGATACTCATTATGGTGTATATGATGCCTATCGTGATTTTCGGAGCCATTATATACATTGCTCACTTGCTTTAGAGTCTCCAAGATACCTAGATGATGCGAatgcttttgaaaatgtgaATTCTTATAACACTATTCATCTAACACCGCTTGTGTTTTCCCACTTTAGTTCTTGGTGGAATTTATTTTCGAACAACATGTCTTATCCATTACGCAGTGGTAATCTTTTTCCTACTTTAGATTCATCCCCTAACAAAAAGTTTGGCCGACATTTGGctacttttaaatatgCGCTAGAGCTTACGCCTCTTTTTATTAGCCATATGTACAACTACAAAACCAACAAAAATTGGCAGGATAGAACTGCGAGCGCTACTGGTTTGAAAGCTAGAGTTGATAACTTCACAATTGATTTACATCAGCGTTCTGAAAAGCatgaagtaaaaaacaaagcaaatttAGGAAGAAAGCACCAAGAAGCCACATCAATGAAAGTTCATCTTGCtgaaattgatttcaaGACTATCGACTTAAGAGCAATTTCTGCTTCTTTTGATGAAGGGGCCCTTGATAATTCAGACTCTATACCAGCTAACGTGCTGGATGAGgaggaaaaagaatgtttttctttcaaaaatgtaGATGGTCCTGCTAATTGGGTCGATATTGATGACTATCACGAAGCAGATTGGCTTTTACCTCAGCAGAATGAGAAATGCTCCATCTATCCTCTAGCGTTTTCTCCAAGATTTACTTATTATCGTCATACCAAATGCCACCGtcgaaatgaaaaaaacgaaaaggAGATAATTCCTGATACGTGCAGATTTGGAGATGAATTTACTCATCGATGTTTAATGCCAAGTAGGGAAAATCCGAAGGCGGTCCAATATgaacttcttcaaaaacgCCGAAAAGAACTTGAAGAATTCATGAGTTCTGAGCAAGAGCGAATTGGTTTTCTTAAATCTCAGTTGGAATCCAATAACGATTCCGAGGAGGTCAGACAAGAATACGAAGAACTTACTAAAAGGATAGTAACTTTATCTGATCACTATCGCTTATTGGAGTATCTACTTAAAGATGAAAGTAGTTGTAGTCAAGCGTCACAATGTTCGGAAAATGGGCAAGTGGATCTTTCTTATGCGTCATTATCGGAATCCGTTCATGCCTTCAACAATAGATTTGTTGCTCATAATGTCCAAGTTAAATGGAACAATTTCATTCGAAATGCCGTTATGTCTTATGTTCATGAAGTTGAACGTGTAAGAGGATTTGCTTATTACATGTCACAGAAGGCCATCGTTTTTTTGCGTGATTTAGAAAAACGTACTGAGTCTGCTAATGATGacttttttggaaattacACCGAGGATGATGAGGACCGAGAAAATGCTAGACATTTGTTAAAGTTTTTACTTGAAGACTCTAAGAAGAGGTTTTGGGTAAAGACTTCTGACGCTGATCGTGAACATGGTAGTGAAGAAGGTAACACAAACTCCATCAGTAATAATGAGTATGATATTATTCAAAGTTATGTTTTCCGATTTATTTCCCCTCAAATTCAATTACAGTGTAGCTCCAATCCGGAGAAAGCTGTAATAATATCAATCCAAAGcttacaaattaaaattctaAGCGTCGTTGACCCAATTTTTCCTGATAATGATATCAATTATCTTATAGAGAGAAGATTCTTATGTAAAGTGAATGAGTCCcagttttttatttctaaaaaatccGACTTCGAAGTTGTTAATGCTTCAAGTCttgttttgaatgaataCGGATGTGAACATAATACAGTTTGGCCTCCTTGGGTTCCATTTGAAACCACATTTGATTTCGTGCTTACTCCTGCTGCTTTCTCTCGTTTTTTGCATCGGGTATCCTTTTCGGTAATTTACACAAAACACAATGATTTACGTTTACAAGAAACGGTTCATTCGACTAGAGCCTTTTTTGAGGATTTAGATACTCACGCTGATACGTTAACCTTTGATTTTCCTCGGGTTGTCTTTTCTACTGACTCGTCTCAGTattatgatatttttacaattatAACTGATTTGTTGCTGTATAAAGAACCAGCCCAAAAACAACGTAATCAACGTTTAGAGGAAATTATGCTTGCTGCTGATTTTAGTGACCTGACAGGTACTTCGGAGGTAGTTAGAGCTTTACAAGCAAGAGTTCATCGTCTGTTGGATCTAAAGCTACAGCACCAACTATATGACGTGACGTTTGGTATATATGCTCATATCGCACAGCAGttgtttttgcaaaatgAATTACACCGTTGTGGAGAGGAGttgtattatttaattgagTCGATAGCCGCTGTTCAGAACCGTGGAATACATCAAAATAAAGTTAGGTCTAACTTGAGTTGGTTTTTGATGGCAAAAGAGGTTGTATGGCACCTTTTAGAAGACAATAAAAAACCATTTCTCGATGTCCGTTTGCAAAATGCCACTTTTCGGCGTATTGAAAATTCGGACGCATCTAATTTTAATACACTTGAGATAGAGTTTATGAAAGGTTCTAATCTGGCGCCAGGCTGCCAATTTGAGAACATAATTTGTCCATACTTTAATCATGAATTCTCTAACGAGCAACTGCTTCAACAGAAATTTATACGCATTCACTGGGAAGTACTAGAGGCGGTCGCAGGTATTCAAGTGATTCagcattttgaaattaatttgTTTCCATTGAGTTTGCAAATTGAACAGGAATTGGCTACTAAGCTCTTTGCATATGCGTTTCCAAATCGCAACGAATCCGATGGATTTCCACATATATATTCTCGTAATCATGACAAAAGGAAGGAAAATGGATCCCAAGGTGAAGCGGATAATTCAAATTACTCTGGTTCATTAATGCGGCGTCGCACAAATGACCAAGAAGAAGACGCTTTAGCTACTCCTAGTTCATCAAGGCGGGATAGTCGCTCGAAACGAGCATCGTTAATTGACTTTACTATTGACAAATGCCTTGACGTAGACGATGAAGGCAGAATGGAACTTCAGTCAATGTTAGACCGCGCTGGCTCAAATATGCTTATCACGTACTTCAAGATTCCAAGCGTCGTCCTTCGTTTGAGTTATCGTGGAACGGGAGGCTTAGGTTTGGAAAATATTACTGGATTTGTGTTTACCGTCCCCACTATGGAATATCGAAATGAAGTATGCTCTTACTTGGACTTGGCTATGAAGTTGAAGCACGATCTTATACGAACAGTAGTTTCCCATACTGGAAAGCTACTTGTTGAGAAAGTAAAAGGCAATTATCATCTTAAGGAACATGAACGTGAGGTTTCTTCAGAACTCTTAAACCTTCAACAACTCTCAGCCGAACATAATCGACATGCAGATTTAGAAAGCATGGTTATGGCTCGAGATGATTACATAAATGTGCAGCAACCTTTGGCCGAGGAGAATCAGGAAGAAGGTTCACCGGCGTCTGCGATAAGCAGAAACCACAGCACTCGTTCATCATTGAATTCACCGCGTCAGTTTTGGGCTTATCATGGATCgagaagtaaaaaaatcgCCGATATTGTCAAAAGACATATACCTCCAACAATTAATGGAAAgagaagcaaaaataagGGCAATGAAGGATCGAATGCTAGGGTCGATTTTTACAACGATGAACGTTATGATCCCGTCAAACGTGAATTGATTCTTGGAGCTTCTAATCGCcgaaaatag
- the wdr44 gene encoding WD repeat-containing protein (WD repeat protein, human WDR44 family) yields MNGNLPHIQIQSPKNSLDHLNNGRQATHNFEHGKPGDREEANGHADAHSSSGRSRYLSSDTNLLRDGSSSLDPLSKHIMKRTRSEKTLSFLNPSRASSNTHLSREGTNRSSNVTRTVSGRKSNHGSSLTDTGESDQLSLKSFGAIRQPSQHRSSLFSRMLGSTSHIFGIREDMDNESSEEERDGIPRVEGNAADPFSWIPDGKNVWDSPPKYIRVLSHNKKEKSLDHLFLAQELYCKPTLAATHDRYYEPRATDFPNLAHESSEPSSSRHTADAQSITNASVHLHNSSSPLNRTPSVISDTLAVAITSNSSSNSSNNAIWAMKFSRDGRYLAVGGQDRILRIWAVLDSEHARSVASETCSSDPNNPKLNLKAPVFSEAPIREYAGHTADILDLSWSRNNFLLSSSMDKTARLWHPVRKDCLCCFEHSDFVTSIAFHPKDDRFFLSGSLDCKLRLWSIKEKAVSFWNELPELITAVAFSPDGGLAIAGTFVGLCLFYDTRGLRFRTQMSIRSSRGKNAKGSKVTGIQTRTQMIDNIAGDTEMLVTTNDSRIRIYNLRDKSLELKFKGHANAQSQNRAYFDDDGNYVICGSEDHQVFIWDLPPQHMHKTKKKKHEHFKASVRPITAAVFAPTKTKQLLTLSGDPVYLAAISARRSSVISNASIETGPSLRNLKSLSHSYLPIEIMKGHIIVCGDLDGRIRVFRQDSVFAARKLIEKKNIERKNSETLSNSSFFPQALKAHMNSISSPKRHFSLRHKKNASQITNNENNGNDDIKKGDEPEEEHVGLRKNSTQEKNANLDPNEALKRADMMMLQEGASSMVYYSLTNLDNPGATVNEAAKTAATIEQNEHEIQTSVDPISNVKAILPNADDVSSKNSSTEDQLECLRCGNSLFNVFSRSFVFEGAKFSIVCSHCNRKLLKSGSDDGSETHEMSTLP; encoded by the exons ATGAATGGAAATCTACCTCATATACAAATTCAGTCGCCAAAGAATTCCCTTGACCACTTGAACAATGGTAGACAGGCGACGCATAACTTCGAACATGGAAAACCGGGAGACAGGGAGGAAGCGAACGGACATGCCGATG CTCACAGCAGCTCTGGACGAAGTCGTTATTTATCATCAGACACCAATTTATTAAGAGATGGTTCCTCTAGCTTAGACCCCTTGTCGAAACACATCATGAAACGGACTAGATCTGAAAAAACGCTGTCATTTTTGAATCCTTCACGGGCAAGTTCGAACACCCATTTATCGAGAGAGGGAACCAATCGCTCTTCCAACGTAACTAGAACGGTATCTGGCCGAAAAAGTAATCATGGATCATCTTTGACTGATACAGGGGAAAGCGATCAATTGAGCTTGAAAAGTTTTGGGGCCATACGTCAACCTAGCCAACATCGGTCCTCTTTGTTTTCGCGCATGCTCGGTAGCACTTCTCATATTTTCGGCATTCGAGAGGATATGGACAATGAATCCTCGGAAGAAGAACGGGATGGTATTCCTCGTGTTGAAGGCAACGCCGCTGATCCCTTTTCCTGGATTCCCGACGGAAAAAATGTGTGGGATTCTCCTCCCAAATATATTCGCGTACTCTCCCACAATAAAAAGGAGAAATCTCTCGaccatttgtttttagCTCAGGAATTATACTGTAAACCAACTCTTGCCGCAACACATGACCGATACTATGAACCTCGTGCAACAGATTTCCCAAATTTAGCTCATGAGTCAAGTGAACCTTCCTCTTCACGGCATACGGCTGATGCACAAAGTATCACCAATGCTTCTGTTCACCTACATAACTCGTCGTCACCCTTGAACCGTACACCATCCGTCATTTCAGATACTTTAGCTGTAGCTATTACATCTAACtcttcttctaattcaTCTAATAATGCAATCTGGGCAATGAAGTTTAGTCGTGATGGCCGGTATCTTGCTGTCGGTGGACAAGATCGGATTTTACGTATTTGGGCGGTTTTGGATTCCGAACATGCTCGAAGCGTTGCGTCTGAGACGTGTAGCTCTGATCCAAACAATcctaaattaaatttgaaagcaCCCGTCTTTTCTGAAGCTCCTATTCGAGAGTACGCTGGCCATACTGCTGACATTCTTGATTTATCATGGAGTAGAAATAACTTTCTACTCAGTTCTTCAATGGACAAAACAGCTCGTCTTTGGCATCCTGTTCGCAAAGATTGTCTTTGTTGCTTTGAACACTCGGACTTTGTAACGTCAATTGCGTTTCATCCTAAGGATGATAGGTTCTTTCTGTCTGGCTCCTTAGATTGTAAACTTCGTCTTTGGTCGATTAAGGAGAAGGCCGTTTCTTTTTGGAATGAATTACCTGAATTAATAACAGCTGTGGCATTTAGCCCCGATGGCGGCTTAGCCATTGCTGGTACCTTTGTTGGCTTGTGTTTATTTTACGACACGCGGGGACTTAGATTTCGCACTCAGATGTCTATCCGTAGTTCTAGAGGGAAGAATGCAAAGGGAAGCAAAGTTACTGGTATACAAACACGGACTCAAATGATTGATAATATTGCGGGCGATACAGAAATGCTGGTCACTACTAATGATTCGAGAATTCGCATATACAACCTTAGAGATAAAAGTTTGGAATTGAAATTCAAAGGACATGCAAATGCTCAGAGTCAAAACAGAGCCtattttgatgatgatggcAATTACGTTATATGCGGTAGCGAAGATCATCAGGTATTTATTTGGGATCTTCCTCCTCAGCATATGCATAAaacgaagaagaaaaagcacGAGCACTTTAAAGCATCTGTAAGACCTATAACAGCTGCAGTATTTGCTCCTacgaaaacaaaacaactTTTAACCTTATCTGGAGATCCCGTTTATTTAGCTGCGATATCTGCAAGACGCTCTTCCGTAATTTCTAACGCTTCCATCGAAACAGGTCCATCACTTCGTAATTTGAAGTCTTTATCACATAGCTATCTTCCCATAGAAATTATGAAGGGACACATAATTGTTTGTGGTGATTTAGATGGTCGAATCCGTGTTTTTCGACAAGATAGTGTTTTTGCAGCGCGAAAattgattgaaaaaaaaaatatcgaGAGGAAAAATAGTGAAACTCTAAGCAACTCTTCCTTCTTTCCTCAAGCTCTTAAGGCACATATGAATTCAATTAGTTCCCCTAAAAGGCATTTTTCACTTCGGCATAAGAAAAATGCATCGCAGATTACGAACAACGAAAACAACGGAAATGATGATATCAAGAAG gGTGACGAACCAGAGGAAGAGCATGTAGGTTTACGGAAGAATTCTACTCAAGAGAAGAATGCAAATTTGGATCCAAATGAAGCCCTAAAGAGAGCTGACATGATGATGTTACAGGAAGGAGCATCTTCAATGGTATACTATTCGCTTACAAATTTAGATAATCCAGGTGCCACCGTAAACGAAGCAGCTAAGACGGCTGCCACGATTGAGCAAAATGAACACGAAATTCAGACCAGCGTTGACCCGATATCAAATGTGAAAGCCATTTTACCGAATGCAGATGATGTATCTAGTAAAAACTCTAGTACAGAAGATCAATTAGAGTGTCTCCGTTGTGGTAATTCCttatttaatgttttttctcGTTCCTTTGTATTCGAAGGCGCCAAGTTTAGCATCGTCTGCTCACATTGCAATCgaaagcttttgaaatctGGAAGTGATGATGGCAGCGAGACTCATGAAATGAGTACTCTTCCTTAA